In Zalophus californianus isolate mZalCal1 chromosome 4, mZalCal1.pri.v2, whole genome shotgun sequence, the following proteins share a genomic window:
- the S100A11 gene encoding protein S100-A11, translated as MAKMSSPTETERCIESLIAVFQKFAGKEGNNCMLSKTEFLTFMNTELAAFTKNQKDPGVLDRMMKKLDLNADGQLDFQEFLNLIGGMAIACHDSFTRSAHFRK; from the exons gcAAAAATGTCCAGCCCTACTGAGACCGAGCGGTGCATCGAGTCTCTGATTGCTGTTTTCCAGAAGTTTGCTGGAAAGGAGGGTAACAACTGCATGCTCTCCAAGACAGAGTTCCTGACCTTCATGAATACAGAACTGGCTGCCTTCACAAAG AACCAGAAGGACCCTGGTGTCCTTGATCGCATGATGAAGAAACTGGACCTCAACGCTGACGGGCAGCTAGATTTCCAAGAATTTCTTAATCTTATTGGTGGCATGGCCATAGCTTGCCATGACTCCTTTACAAGGTCTGCCCATTTCCGGAAGTAA